A genomic region of Rhipicephalus sanguineus isolate Rsan-2018 chromosome 1, BIME_Rsan_1.4, whole genome shotgun sequence contains the following coding sequences:
- the LOC119379055 gene encoding E3 ubiquitin-protein ligase MARCHF5, with the protein MSTASTDGPCERRYCWVCFASEDEERDAAWVQPCKCRGTTKWVHQACLQRWIDEKQGGNSAAKVACPQCSSEYVVVLPSLGGPVYLLDLVDRSVYRACPFVAAGLLMGSVYWTAVTYGAVTVMQVLGHKQGLSVMEQADPLFLLVGLPSIPVVLVLARMVRWEDYLLRLWWRRSAPLAKRLLLVVPPQDPLSATRLLCGALLLPTVASLVGRLFFGRLAPSQRSLLGGLAFVALKGAAKIYLKRHQYLRQCRRRVLNYEQQQQTPPP; encoded by the exons ATGAGCACTGCAAGTACCGATGGCCCCTGCGAACG GCGCTACTGCTGGGTGTGCTTCGCATCGGAAGACGAAGAGCGCGACGCAGCTTGGGTGCAGCCGTGCAAATGCCGTGGAACTACGAAATGGGTGCACCAGGCGTGCCTGCAGCGCTGGATCGACGAGAAGCAGGGGGGTAACAGTGCGGCGAAAGTGGCGTGCCCGCAGTGCAGCAGCGAATACGTGGTGGTGCTGCCCAGTCTCG GGGGTCCCGTTTATCTGTTGGACCTGGTGGATCGGAGCGTGTACCGCGCGTGCCCCTTTGTGGCGGCGGGACTCCTCATGGGATCGGTGTACTGGACGGCCGTCACGTACGGCGCCGTGACAGTGATGCAAGTGCTGGGCCACAAGCAAGGCCTGAGTGTCATGGAGCAGGCTGACCCGCTTTTCCTGCTCGTCGGCCTGCCAAGCATCCCCGTAGTGCTGGTGCTGGCGCGCATGGTGCGCTGGGAGGACTACCTGCTGCGACTGTGGTGGCGGCGATCGGCGCCGCTGGCCAAAAGGTTGCTGCTTGTGGTACCGCCGCAGGATCCGTTGTCAGCCACCAGGCTGCTGTGCGGCGCCTTGCTGCTGCCCACAGTGGCCAGTCTTGTAGGCCGGCTCTTTTTCGGCCGCCTGGCGCCCTCGCAGCGTAGCCTGCTCGGCGGCCTAGCCTTTGTCGCCCTCAAGGGTGCCGCAAAGATCTACCTCAAGCGGCACCAGTACCTACGCCAGTGCCGCCGCCGCGTGCTCAACTACGAGCAACAGCAGCAGACTCCGCCACCCTAG
- the LOC119379054 gene encoding cytoplasmic polyadenylation element-binding protein 3 isoform X2, producing the protein MGDYTFSVSANVRALSPVEFQPNQGNSALFFSPDQIGHTMQEDLLLEKSAGKQASSQLSTASVETTSNGEQALEEYSSRKGKGEDPAVNSLPEKTESPDVVPSPLQMGFSSEVIATSGANFWSAVAADEAFIQGIPTVNGTLAFPSFPSPMLGAGHPQRRAITGAHNFAAPTRGPPPQGPPLFKAYSSWSSPQQPSWSSPPWSGLTQKRSVPSLGPLSPAGKESPKFRRSTSLPKPDEDGFQVAQGPLDTLRFPLEQQLLDMVRQDPPEAAHYCKPWGGGLGAASTLGGSAYPATTAEFRPDEARLQARGGRGGFSRRKGRAGGGGGGGGPWLLAGAKSPFFLDGDLVLEEQRCSPKGGEPAAERYSRKVFVGGLPPDIDEEEITASFRRFGPLVVDWPHKAESKSYFPPKGYAFLLFQDECSVQALMDACIQEEDKLYLCVSSPTIKDKPVQIRPWRLGDADFVLDASLPLDPRKTVFVGGVPRPLKAVELAMIMDRLYGGVCYAGIDTDPELKYPKGAGRVAFSNQQSYIAAISARFVQLQHGDIEKRVEVKPYVLDDQMCDECQGARCGGKFAPFFCANVTCLQYYCEHCWATIHSRPGREFHKPLVKEGADRPRAVPFRWC; encoded by the exons ATGGGGGATTATACTTTCAGTGTATCCGCCAATGTGAGGGCCTTGTCTCCAGTCGAGTTCCAGCCCAATCAAGGTAACAGCGCCCTATTTTTTAGTCCCGATCAAATTGGCCACACGATGCAAGAGGACCTGCTGCTTGAGAAGAGCGCCGGCAAACAGGCCTCATCCCAGCTGTCGACTGCAAGTGTCGAGACTACATCCAACGGGGAACAAGCCCTGGAAGAGTATTCGTCGCGCAAGGGCAAAGGAGAAGACCCGGCAGTGAACTCGCTGCCCGAGAAGACGGAGAGCCCTGACGTAGTGCCTTCTCCGCTGCAAATGGGCTTCTCTTCGGAGGTGATCGCCACTTCGGGAGCCAACTTTTGGTCAGCTGTGGCGGCGGACGAAGCCTTTATCCAAGGCATCCCGACGGTTAACGGTACGCTGGCTTTTCCCAGCTTCCCGAGCCCCATGCTTGGTGCAGGCCATCCGCAGCGGCGGGCCATCACGGGCGCACACAATTTCGCTGCGCCGACTCGGGGCCCGCCGCCTCAGGGACCTCCCCTGTTCAAGGCCTACTCCAGCTGGAGCAGCCCGCAGCAGCCGAGCTGGTCGAGCCCGCCGTGGAGCGGTTTGACCCAGAAGCGCTCGGTTCCCAGCCTTGGGCCGCTCTCGCCTGCCGGCAAAGAGAGCCCCAAGTTCCGTCGGAGCACTTCGCTGCCCAAGCCGGACGAGGACGGCTTCCAG GTCGCCCAGGGTCCGCTGGACACGCTGCGGTTcccgctcgagcagcaactgctcGACATGGTGCGCCAGGATCCTCCTGAGGCGGCCCACTACTGCAAGCCTTGGGGTGGCGGCCTCGGTGCTGCGTCGACGCTCGGCGGATCGGCCTACCCGGCCACCACGGCCGAGTTCAGGCCCGACGAGGCTCGGCTTCAGGCGCGCGGAG GACGTGGCGGCTTCTCGCGGAGGAAAGGGCGCgcgggcggcggtggcggcggcggcgggccgTGGCTCTTGGCTGGCGCCAAGTCGCCGTTCTTCCTGGACGGCGACCTGGTGCTCGAGGAGCAGCGCTGCTCGCCCAAGGGCGGCGAGCCGGCGGCCGAGCGCTACTCGCGCAAGGTGTTCGTGGGCGGACTTCCGCCGGACATCGACGAGGAAGAGATCACCGCCAGCTTCCGGCGGTTCGGCCCACTGGTGGTGGACTGGCCGCACAAGGCGGAGAGCAAGTCGTACTTTCCGCCCAAGGGCTACGCGTTCCTGCTCTTCCAAGACGAGTGCTCGGTGCAGGCGCTGATGGACGCTTGCATCCAGGAGGAGGACAAGCTGTACCTGTGCGTGAGCAGCCCCACCATCAAGGACAAGCCGGTGCAGATCCGGCCCTGGCGGCTCGGCGACGCCGACTTCGTACTGGACGCGTCGCTGCCGTTGGACCCGCGCAAGACGGTCTTCGTGGGCGGCGTTCCGCGGCCGCTGAAGGCCGTCGAGCTGGCCATGATCATGGACCGGCTGTACGGCGGCGTCTGCTACGCGGGCATCGACACAGACCCCGAGCTCAAGTACCCCAAGGGCGCCGGCCGCGTGGCCTTCTCCAACCAGCAGAGCTACATCGCTGCTATCAGCGCGCGCTTCGTGCAGCTGCAGCATGGGGACATCGAGAAACGG GTCGAGGTCAAGCCGTACGTGCTCGACGACCAGATGTGCGACGAGTGCCAGGGCGCCCGGTGCGGCGGCAAGTTCGCGCCCTTCTTCTGCGCCAACGTGACCTGCCTGCAGTACTACTGCGAGCACTGCTGGGCCACCATCCACTCGCGGCCGGGTCGCGAGTTCCACAAGCCCCTGGTCAAGGAGGGCGCCGACCGGCCGCGGGCTGTGCCCTTCCGCTGGTGCTAG
- the LOC119379054 gene encoding cytoplasmic polyadenylation element-binding protein 3 isoform X1, which yields MGDYTFSVSANVRALSPVEFQPNQGNSALFFSPDQIGHTMQEDLLLEKSAGKQASSQLSTASVETTSNGEQALEEYSSRKGKGEDPAVNSLPEKTESPDVVPSPLQMGFSSEVIATSGANFWSAVAADEAFIQGIPTVNGTLAFPSFPSPMLGAGHPQRRAITGAHNFAAPTRGPPPQGPPLFKAYSSWSSPQQPSWSSPPWSGLTQKRSVPSLGPLSPAGKESPKFRRSTSLPKPDEDGFQVAQGPLDTLRFPLEQQLLDMVRQDPPEAAHYCKPWGGGLGAASTLGGSAYPATTAEFRPDEARLQARGGKPDGQARDPNTSARVHYAGRGGFSRRKGRAGGGGGGGGPWLLAGAKSPFFLDGDLVLEEQRCSPKGGEPAAERYSRKVFVGGLPPDIDEEEITASFRRFGPLVVDWPHKAESKSYFPPKGYAFLLFQDECSVQALMDACIQEEDKLYLCVSSPTIKDKPVQIRPWRLGDADFVLDASLPLDPRKTVFVGGVPRPLKAVELAMIMDRLYGGVCYAGIDTDPELKYPKGAGRVAFSNQQSYIAAISARFVQLQHGDIEKRVEVKPYVLDDQMCDECQGARCGGKFAPFFCANVTCLQYYCEHCWATIHSRPGREFHKPLVKEGADRPRAVPFRWC from the exons ATGGGGGATTATACTTTCAGTGTATCCGCCAATGTGAGGGCCTTGTCTCCAGTCGAGTTCCAGCCCAATCAAGGTAACAGCGCCCTATTTTTTAGTCCCGATCAAATTGGCCACACGATGCAAGAGGACCTGCTGCTTGAGAAGAGCGCCGGCAAACAGGCCTCATCCCAGCTGTCGACTGCAAGTGTCGAGACTACATCCAACGGGGAACAAGCCCTGGAAGAGTATTCGTCGCGCAAGGGCAAAGGAGAAGACCCGGCAGTGAACTCGCTGCCCGAGAAGACGGAGAGCCCTGACGTAGTGCCTTCTCCGCTGCAAATGGGCTTCTCTTCGGAGGTGATCGCCACTTCGGGAGCCAACTTTTGGTCAGCTGTGGCGGCGGACGAAGCCTTTATCCAAGGCATCCCGACGGTTAACGGTACGCTGGCTTTTCCCAGCTTCCCGAGCCCCATGCTTGGTGCAGGCCATCCGCAGCGGCGGGCCATCACGGGCGCACACAATTTCGCTGCGCCGACTCGGGGCCCGCCGCCTCAGGGACCTCCCCTGTTCAAGGCCTACTCCAGCTGGAGCAGCCCGCAGCAGCCGAGCTGGTCGAGCCCGCCGTGGAGCGGTTTGACCCAGAAGCGCTCGGTTCCCAGCCTTGGGCCGCTCTCGCCTGCCGGCAAAGAGAGCCCCAAGTTCCGTCGGAGCACTTCGCTGCCCAAGCCGGACGAGGACGGCTTCCAG GTCGCCCAGGGTCCGCTGGACACGCTGCGGTTcccgctcgagcagcaactgctcGACATGGTGCGCCAGGATCCTCCTGAGGCGGCCCACTACTGCAAGCCTTGGGGTGGCGGCCTCGGTGCTGCGTCGACGCTCGGCGGATCGGCCTACCCGGCCACCACGGCCGAGTTCAGGCCCGACGAGGCTCGGCTTCAGGCGCGCGGAGGTAAGCCGGACGGCCAAGCGCGCGACCCGAACACGAGCGCGCGCGTGCACTACGCAGGACGTGGCGGCTTCTCGCGGAGGAAAGGGCGCgcgggcggcggtggcggcggcggcgggccgTGGCTCTTGGCTGGCGCCAAGTCGCCGTTCTTCCTGGACGGCGACCTGGTGCTCGAGGAGCAGCGCTGCTCGCCCAAGGGCGGCGAGCCGGCGGCCGAGCGCTACTCGCGCAAGGTGTTCGTGGGCGGACTTCCGCCGGACATCGACGAGGAAGAGATCACCGCCAGCTTCCGGCGGTTCGGCCCACTGGTGGTGGACTGGCCGCACAAGGCGGAGAGCAAGTCGTACTTTCCGCCCAAGGGCTACGCGTTCCTGCTCTTCCAAGACGAGTGCTCGGTGCAGGCGCTGATGGACGCTTGCATCCAGGAGGAGGACAAGCTGTACCTGTGCGTGAGCAGCCCCACCATCAAGGACAAGCCGGTGCAGATCCGGCCCTGGCGGCTCGGCGACGCCGACTTCGTACTGGACGCGTCGCTGCCGTTGGACCCGCGCAAGACGGTCTTCGTGGGCGGCGTTCCGCGGCCGCTGAAGGCCGTCGAGCTGGCCATGATCATGGACCGGCTGTACGGCGGCGTCTGCTACGCGGGCATCGACACAGACCCCGAGCTCAAGTACCCCAAGGGCGCCGGCCGCGTGGCCTTCTCCAACCAGCAGAGCTACATCGCTGCTATCAGCGCGCGCTTCGTGCAGCTGCAGCATGGGGACATCGAGAAACGG GTCGAGGTCAAGCCGTACGTGCTCGACGACCAGATGTGCGACGAGTGCCAGGGCGCCCGGTGCGGCGGCAAGTTCGCGCCCTTCTTCTGCGCCAACGTGACCTGCCTGCAGTACTACTGCGAGCACTGCTGGGCCACCATCCACTCGCGGCCGGGTCGCGAGTTCCACAAGCCCCTGGTCAAGGAGGGCGCCGACCGGCCGCGGGCTGTGCCCTTCCGCTGGTGCTAG